The sequence GGTTCATCGGTCGATGGTGGAGACCTAACCCATTTTCCTGATGTATTGGTTGAATTCCCTTATTGTAGATTTGATCTATCATAATGTATACAAAAATAGGAAATAAACGATCACATTCCTTTCTTAATTTTATTAAATCAATGCCATTAGGAAAAAAGAAGAACCTTTTTAAAATCGGCCCAGTATCAATTCCAGAATCAACAATATGGGCGCTCACACCGATTCCATCATGGTAAAATATTGACCAGAAAAATGAATCTAGTGAACGGTGATAGGGTAATATTCCAGGATGAAGATTTATAATATTATATTCGTTCGTGAGTATTTCAGGTTTTATAATCCATTGACTACTAGCCAGGAATGCCCAGGTAATCCCATTGTTTATGAGAATAGTTTTTGTTATTTGGGTCGATAAGTTTTTGACAGGATAAAAACTAATCCCACGGTTACTCAATTGATATGAAAAAATTGCAGATCTAATCATTCCAATTATAATAAAAAAAGGTTTTATAATAAAAGGTGGAAGGAACAAAAATACTGAAAAACCAAACAGTTTAATTAAAGCGATTAATCTCTCGGTCCATTTTGTTGAATTCTGCCAAGTAAAAAGAAGATGATTACGTTTAAAAATAATTTGAGATGCAGTAAAAATAAATCGAAAATCGGTTT comes from Methanospirillum hungatei and encodes:
- a CDS encoding formyltransferase family protein, producing the protein MNNVFAILGTAGCKKTLHTIDYLMTRMRDLPIVIFETDFRFIFTASQIIFKRNHLLFTWQNSTKWTERLIALIKLFGFSVFLFLPPFIIKPFFIIIGMIRSAIFSYQLSNRGISFYPVKNLSTQITKTILINNGITWAFLASSQWIIKPEILTNEYNIINLHPGILPYHRSLDSFFWSIFYHDGIGVSAHIVDSGIDTGPILKRFFFFPNGIDLIKLRKECDRLFPIFVYIMIDQIYNKGIQPIHQENGLGLHHRPMNLNELKMTGKILKNLYHDIYIN